The following is a genomic window from Paenibacillus sp. FSL R5-0766.
ATACATCAAAAACCATATTCAGGAAGTCGTGTTTTCCAACTACTTCAGTGCAGCGTACAGTTCATTAACTTCTTTGACATAATCGTCTCCGCCGTTATTCTTCCACAGGGCAACAGCATCTTCGAATCCTTTCTCATCAATCTGACCTACGATATATTTGATCCGCGCATCGTTGATGATATTGTCCAGCTGCGGTCCTTTCTGAGCGTAAACATCAGAGATCAGCGGTTCGCCAGGATTGGCAATGACAATCTCTTCGTTGGCTTTCTGCACCTGTGCAACCTTTTCACGGACAGGTGTCTGTTGGACACGAAGCGTTCTGTCTTCCGGCACAAACATCAAAATCTGATTTAATCCTTGCAGGTCGCGGAGCGCAAGCTTGTCAGTGCTCGGTATGATGTAGTCTTCTTTTTTCTCATACTGCTTGCCTTCCAGTCCGTTGTACAACAATGCCTGCAATTCCGGTTCATTCAACTGATCCAGGAAGCTCAGTACCTTCTTCAAGTCTTCTTCCGTTTTGACACTGCTTTTGGAGATCGCAATCAGGCCAGAGTAGCCAGACGTTGGCATATCACGCAATCCCTTTGGACCTTCCATCGCTTGCAGCACGTCCACACGTCCTGTCGCATTGGGGTCTTTATCGAGTATTTTCTGATCCATGCGCTGTGCATTATCTGCTACATCCACCATGACACCGGCTTGCCCATTCACAAATGGATCAGGCAGTTTCGTTGCATCCATCACGGCAAAGTCCTTGTTCACCAGACCTTCGCTATAGATTTGCCGGAAAAATTTCAGGGCTTCCATGTATTCTGGTGTCTCATGCGCCGGGATCAGGCCTCCGCTACCATCATCTCCCCATTTGTTCGGTGCACCAAACCATACCTGCATGTTATCCCATGGACCCGTGAATTTGCTGGCAACCAGACCGTACGTATCATCCTTGCCGTTACCGTCTGGATCATCCTTCGTGAACGCTTTCAATACATTGTAAAATTCGTCAATCGTCTTTGGCTCTTCCAGCCCCAGATTCTCCAGCCAATCTTTGCGGATTGTAACCCCATTACGTCCCAGGGCCC
Proteins encoded in this region:
- a CDS encoding extracellular solute-binding protein, whose amino-acid sequence is MGQKTGFKKGALLLSASLVLSTILGACSTDKTGSGSAAGGTDEITIMLPNFEAENPPENSPVIQKLEELTKVDVNLQWVPSSSYEDKFNITLASGKLPQIMVVLGKSPSFINAARTGAFWELGPYLKDYPNLSQLNEIITNNASIDGKTYGIYRARALGRNGVTIRKDWLENLGLEEPKTIDEFYNVLKAFTKDDPDGNGKDDTYGLVASKFTGPWDNMQVWFGAPNKWGDDGSGGLIPAHETPEYMEALKFFRQIYSEGLVNKDFAVMDATKLPDPFVNGQAGVMVDVADNAQRMDQKILDKDPNATGRVDVLQAMEGPKGLRDMPTSGYSGLIAISKSSVKTEEDLKKVLSFLDQLNEPELQALLYNGLEGKQYEKKEDYIIPSTDKLALRDLQGLNQILMFVPEDRTLRVQQTPVREKVAQVQKANEEIVIANPGEPLISDVYAQKGPQLDNIINDARIKYIVGQIDEKGFEDAVALWKNNGGDDYVKEVNELYAALK